A region of Streptomyces sp. NBC_01264 DNA encodes the following proteins:
- a CDS encoding carboxymuconolactone decarboxylase family protein, whose product MRIDIPEGQHPIEYVWGDLVPGIGMAAANFSLSVYAHTTLGLREFEAARLRVAQINGCILCLDWRTDRDGEKVEDEFPEAVTEWRTTDRFDERTRLAAEYAERYCLDHHGLDEEFWDRMTARYSQVEIVELTMSIGSWLAFGRLNHVLGLDSVCVLPGH is encoded by the coding sequence ATGAGGATCGACATACCCGAAGGCCAGCACCCCATCGAGTACGTGTGGGGCGACCTGGTACCCGGCATCGGCATGGCCGCCGCCAACTTCTCCCTCTCGGTGTACGCCCACACCACCCTGGGGCTGCGGGAGTTCGAGGCTGCGCGGCTGCGCGTCGCGCAGATCAACGGCTGCATCCTCTGCCTGGACTGGCGCACCGACAGGGACGGGGAGAAGGTCGAGGACGAGTTCCCCGAGGCCGTCACCGAGTGGCGCACCACGGACCGCTTCGACGAGCGCACCCGGCTCGCGGCGGAGTACGCGGAGCGGTACTGCCTGGACCACCACGGCCTGGACGAGGAGTTCTGGGACCGGATGACGGCACGCTACAGCCAGGTGGAGATCGTGGAGCTGACCATGAGCATCGGCTCCTGGCTGGCCTTCGGCCGGCTCAACCACGTGCTCGGCCTCGACAGCGTCTGCGTGCTGCCGGGCCACTGA
- a CDS encoding NAD(P)H-dependent amine dehydrogenase family protein — translation MISTVVWGTGNVGRLAIRAVEAHPALKLAAVIVHNPEKVGRDAGELGELDYETGVAATDDIEAVLAARPRAVVYAASGDIRPDDALADITRAIRSGAVVVSPALYPLYDYRSAPPEFLDPVTAAVAEGGGSLFASGVDPGWGNDVLPLLLSGLGTRIDVIRCQEIFDYSTYDQPDSVRYLIGMGQPMDYEPMMLMPSIPSMVWGGQIRMMARALGVELDDIRETVERRALDTTVTTRTMGEFEGGTQGAIRFEVQGIVEGEPRIVIEHVTRIHASCAPDWPSPPDGGDGAHRVVIEGRPHIEVTIEATDEGENRSAGGNATAVGRLVGAIDWLVEAEPGLYDALDVPLRPAVGKLGRKLP, via the coding sequence ATGATTTCCACGGTTGTCTGGGGTACCGGCAACGTCGGCCGTTTGGCCATCCGTGCCGTAGAGGCCCATCCGGCGCTGAAGTTGGCCGCCGTCATCGTCCACAATCCGGAAAAGGTCGGCCGCGACGCCGGTGAACTCGGCGAACTCGACTACGAGACGGGCGTAGCGGCCACCGACGACATCGAGGCGGTGCTCGCGGCCCGTCCGCGGGCGGTCGTCTACGCGGCGTCGGGCGACATCCGCCCCGACGACGCGCTCGCCGACATCACCCGGGCGATCCGCTCCGGGGCCGTCGTCGTGAGCCCCGCCCTCTATCCGCTCTACGACTACCGCAGCGCCCCACCGGAGTTCCTCGATCCGGTGACCGCCGCGGTCGCGGAGGGCGGCGGTTCGCTCTTCGCCTCCGGCGTCGACCCCGGCTGGGGCAACGACGTGCTCCCGCTGCTGCTCAGCGGGCTCGGCACCCGTATCGACGTCATCCGCTGCCAGGAGATCTTCGACTACTCCACCTACGACCAGCCGGACTCCGTCCGCTACCTCATCGGCATGGGCCAGCCCATGGACTACGAGCCGATGATGCTCATGCCGTCGATCCCGAGCATGGTGTGGGGCGGGCAGATACGGATGATGGCCCGGGCGCTGGGCGTCGAACTCGACGACATCCGCGAGACCGTGGAGCGCCGCGCCCTCGACACCACCGTCACCACGCGCACGATGGGCGAGTTCGAGGGCGGCACCCAGGGCGCCATCCGCTTCGAGGTGCAGGGGATCGTCGAGGGCGAACCCCGCATCGTCATCGAGCACGTCACCCGCATCCACGCCTCCTGCGCCCCCGACTGGCCGAGCCCGCCCGACGGCGGCGACGGCGCCCACCGGGTCGTCATCGAGGGCCGCCCGCACATCGAGGTCACCATCGAGGCCACCGACGAGGGCGAGAACCGCTCCGCCGGCGGCAACGCCACCGCCGTCGGACGCCTCGTCGGAGCCATCGACTGGCTGGTCGAGGCCGAACCGGGGCTCTACGACGCCCTGGACGTCCCCCTGCGCCCCGCCGTCGGCAAACTCGGAAGGAAACTGCCATGA
- a CDS encoding DUF6126 family protein: MPETQQTQQAQQTPQHQPTPQPQQTPQTQQSKFPRGLIIRLIAYLFVGHLFAFFVYLLFVLGAQNQ; this comes from the coding sequence ATGCCCGAGACGCAGCAGACCCAGCAGGCGCAACAGACCCCGCAGCACCAGCCAACCCCGCAGCCCCAGCAAACCCCGCAGACCCAGCAGTCGAAGTTTCCGCGCGGTCTCATCATCCGGCTCATCGCCTACTTGTTCGTAGGTCACCTGTTCGCGTTCTTCGTCTACCTGCTGTTCGTGCTGGGTGCGCAAAACCAGTGA